One Hypanus sabinus isolate sHypSab1 chromosome 4, sHypSab1.hap1, whole genome shotgun sequence genomic region harbors:
- the LOC132392767 gene encoding secreted phosphoprotein 24-like: MKTFLLAIAAVQIFYCSGVPSTKEALRASVIKLNEITEIPNLCGITRRGVTNTYRTGKLSYNVDLTFSVKETVCSKNSGQEFDNPSCFFRPKNIAEKGFCKSHVEFFADKVADVDVECDGLKTVDSESDSTKSSENSIESQSKSKETSLEETSNEKSKLEETALEISSNEKDKSKETSLEDSADVKSKSNETSFKESSNEQNEDSRAQH; this comes from the exons ATGAAAACCTTCCTGCTTGCAATTGCTGCTGTGCAGATCTTCTACTGCTCAG GAGTGCCAAGCACTAAGGAAGCTCTGAGAGCCTCGGTTATAAAGCTGAATGAAATCACTGAGATCCCCAACCTCTGTGGTATCACTAGGAGAGGAGTAACAAAT ACATATCGCACGGGTAAGCTGTCATACAATGTGGATTTAACTTTCTCTGTGAAAGAAACTGTCTGTTCCAAGAATTCTGGACAAGAATTTGATAATCCTAGCTGCTTCTTCCGCCCTAAAAACATTGCG GAGAAAGGCTTTTGCAAAAGCCATGTGGAATTTTTTGCTGATAAGGTAGCTGACGTTGATGTGGAGTGTGATGGTCTGAAGACAGTTGACAGCGAGAGTGACTCAACAAAATCGAGTGAAAACAGTATTGAG TCACAAAGCAAATCAAAAGAAACATCGCTTGAGGAAACTTCAAAT GAgaaaagtaaattggaagaaacAGCACTGGAAATATCTTCAAAT GAAAAAGACAAATCAAAAGAGACATCTCTTGAAGATTCAGCTGATGTGA AGAGCAAATCAAATGAGACATCATTTAAGGAGTCTTCCAAC GAACAAAATGAGGACTCGAGAGCCCAGCACTAA